The window AGAGAGCCGGGCCCGTATGGCGTTGAAGGCAGGTGCCGACCTGGTGCTGGAGCTGCCGGTGGTATTCTCCTGCCATAACGCCGGTGTATTCGCAAAAGGGGCGGTCGATATACTGGAGGCCACAGGGGTCGTGGACCGAATATCCTTCGGGATGGAAAACATCCCTCCGACCTTGGACAGGATCCTTGCCATTCTAGTGGACGAACCCCATCCTTTCAAGGCCAACTTAAGATATTTTCTGGATTCCGGTTTTTCCTACGTACAGGCCAGAGCGGAAGCGGCGGAAAAACTGTGTCCAGGGGCGAGGGAATTCCTCTCCCTGCCTAACAACAGCCTTGCCCTGTCATACATGACGAGAATAGCACAAAAGAACTACCACATAAGGCCCATGCCTGTAAGCAGGATCGGAGGAGGCTACCATCAAAAGGAGCTTCACCCAACCTACCCTAGCGCCACATCGGTGAGATACGCCGTGAGGAACGGAAATCCCAACTCGACCGATGGAATGTCCTCCTGTTGTGCCGAGATCCTACAGGAACAGATATCCCTCGGAAGATGCTGTATGGATCTTGGCAAACTGTGGGAATATATTAGGTTTTCGCTCATG is drawn from Dethiosulfovibrio salsuginis and contains these coding sequences:
- a CDS encoding tRNA(Met) cytidine acetate ligase, encoding MCQKAIGIIAEYNPLHNGHRYQMGVASESGAPLIVVLSSNFLQRGEPAFIDKESRARMALKAGADLVLELPVVFSCHNAGVFAKGAVDILEATGVVDRISFGMENIPPTLDRILAILVDEPHPFKANLRYFLDSGFSYVQARAEAAEKLCPGAREFLSLPNNSLALSYMTRIAQKNYHIRPMPVSRIGGGYHQKELHPTYPSATSVRYAVRNGNPNSTDGMSSCCAEILQEQISLGRCCMDLGKLWEYIRFSLMRTTPEDLGKHAEFGEGIENRFLSYLHRSSSWEEFISLCVTKRYPRGRLQRNMIHFLINLKHRQNRDFQKKGPAYIRTLGANAKGRELLKAMKERSRLPLVARLSHLKGDEYGSSMMDVERRACDLWELLIPQGNPGRELKRSPVLI